The following is a genomic window from Nitrospira sp..
CCTCGTCAGCCTGCACCACGGCTTCCAGCAACTCATCGCCGGCTTTCTCGACGGAGATTTCAATTTTAACGCCGACTTCATCGGCAATCATCGACGCCGCATCCATATTCATCGGCTGATTGAAGGTGAGCATCTGCCCCATCTCCATCAGCTTTCGAACGATGTCAGCCGGACGTTGCCCAATCAACTCGGCAAATTCTTTGACTGTCGTCCCTACCGTAATCTTGACACTCTTTCTGCGCGGTTTGGTGATTTCCGATGGCGCACTATGATGAAGATGCCGAGAACGATCGTCTCGGCGCTGCACGGTCGGAATCGCACGAAGATCCTGCCACCTAGCCGCATCTTCACGATGCTTCACATCGGGCTCTTCCTTGGGCCGACCGGTCTTTTTCGCCTTTTTGAGTTTTTCCTTGAGTCCTTCTGCCTCGATCGCTTCCAGCGCTAAGCTCTTCTTTTTTGCGGCGAGCGCCTCCGGAGTCATCGCAACTCCCGGCACCACCGCCGCCGGCTTTGCAGCGATCGGCGCGACAGGAGGAGCGGGCGGCTCCGCGAGAATCGTTCCGATTTCAGGCAGTTCCGGCAAAGGCGCAGGTGGAGGCGCGGCGGGCTCACTCACCACCGGAGGCGCGACAGCTGCCGCCGCAATGGGCTGGGCCTCAACCTCGCTCGGCGGCAAGGGAGAGGCATCTGCTTCAACGACAGGCTCATCTTCCTTCTTGCGCTTGATGAGAATGCGCCGCTTGTCCGCTTTTGCCGGCTCTTCAACCGTCGTGGCCTTGGAAGCGGATGCCTTCGCGCCGTGCCCCCCATCGTGCTTCATCTCAGTGTCGCGTGCTTTCCCGACCACATCGTCGCCTGACGCCTTCCCACTCGCCTTCACGGCCCCTTTGGCCTTCGGGCTGAGTTTATCCAGAGCCTTTTGTACCGTGTCGTCATCGAGCGCACTGCTGTGAGAGGCGACAGGCACACCCATCTTCTTGAGTTCAGGGATGAGATCCTTGTTCTCCATCCCCAGCTTCTTCGCTAATTCATACACGCGCATTGCAGACACTAGCTCAACTCGATTCTAGTTCGATTCGTTTTCTTCAGCCCTGGCGGCTTGCCGGGCCTCTTCCTGCAACCGCTGCGCTTCAGCCTCATCGGCCATCGCAGCCTTGATTTCCTTGTCTCGCTCCACCTTTTCTTTTTCGTATTCCGTCGCGCTGATGATGTCGATCTTCCATCCGGTCAAGCGGGCCGCCAAGCGCACGTTCTGCCCGTTCTTTCCGATCGCTAGCGATAACTGCGAATCGGCCACCACCACCAAAGCGGACTTTTTCTCGTCGTCGATGCCGACTTTTTCAATCGTGGCCGGATTCAGCGCCTCCGCGATGAACACACGAGGATCCTGCGTCCAGGTGATGATGTCGATTTTCTCTCCTCGCAGCTCTCGGACGACCGCCTGCACGCGCGATCCCTTGATGCCGACGCAGGCGCCGACCGGATCCACCGCCTTCTCGCGCGAGGTGACCGCAATCTTTGTCCGATCTCCCGGCTCTCTGACGATCGACTTGATCTCCACGATCTTTTCCATGACCTCAGGGACTTCTAGCTCAAACAGCTTCGAGACGAATTGCGGATGGCTTCTGGTCAAAATCACCTGAACATCCTTCGGCGTGCGGCGCACTTCCAGCAACATCGCCTTCACCCGATCACCGCGCCGATAGGTCTCGCGAGGGATCTGCTCCTGAATCGGGAGAACCGCCTCGGTTTTACCCAGATCCACCAGATAATTCCGCCGCTCCATGCCGAGGATAATGCCATTGACGAGGTCGCCCTGTCGGGTCGAATATTCTTTCTGAACCGCTTCCCACTCGGCTTCGCGCACTTTTTGGAAGATCACCTGCTTCGCTGTCTGCGCGGCGATACGACCAAGTTCGTCCATTTCAATGAGCGAACCGATTTCATCGCCCACTTCCGCTTCGCTATCGAGCTGGCGTGCTTCCTGGAGGGAAATTTCCGCTTTCGGATTGCTCACATGGTCGACGATGGTCTTCTTCGAGACCACGGAGATCTCGCCGGTCTTGGAGTCGATCTCGACTTGAATATTCTCGGCCTGCCCAAATCGCTTTTTCGCGGCGGTTTGAAGGGCCGATTCGATGGCCCCGATGACACGGGACTTATCGATGCCCTTCTGACGGCCGATCTCATCGATGACTGCGATTAATTCTCGGTTCATACGTTAGGCTCCTGCTCGATCAGTGCGGCACTGCGGCCACTCCCGGCCGCGGACTAGATCTCTATTACCAGCCGGGCTTCCGCGACAGTGTGGCGATCCAATTTCACCGTGTGGGTCGCGGCAGGCTTCGACGCGACTGTCAAAACCATCGCATCCTCATCCACCTGCACTAACTCTCCGATAATGCGCCATTGGCCGTCAAGCGGCTGCTTCAGCTTGACGCTCACCCGCTTTCCGACCGCGCGCTGATAGTCTTGGAGCCGCTTGAACGGGCGGTCAATCCCGGGGGAAGACACTTCAAGCGTATAGGCGTGGGGAAACGGATCAGCCACATCCAGCGCCGGACCTACTGCCAAATGGGCCCGCTCACAATCTGACACGGTGACACCACCGGGCTTGTCGATCAGCACTCGGACAACGGATCGGGAGCCTTGCCCGACACACACCACGTCCACTAATTCCAATCCTAGCGTCCAGAGAATCGGAGAGAGAAGTTCCTGAATCCGATCAATGGAAGACCGGGATCCATGCTCCGGAATACTCAACGCGGCATCCTTTAACGCTGCGATACATCTGCCCAAACAAAAAAGTGGGCATGAGCCCACTTTCAGCGACGGCACCTTAACATGGCCCCCCTGTCAAAGCAAGAGGGCACTACCCTGTCAAGGTCGCCCAACGAGAGGCCAGCACCTTGGCAACTGGTCCGGGGTGCCCGATTCCAATCCTTCGTCCATCGACCTGAACCACAGAGAGGACTTCTACGGTTGTTCCGGTAAGAAGCACTTCATCGGCCGTATACAGCGATTCCACCGAAAGAAACTCTTCGCGCACTGGAATTCCTGCCGCCTTTGCCAAATCCAGCACCACCGTGCGGGTCACACCAGAGAGAATTCGCGGACCTTCCGGAGCCGTCACCACAGTTCCTGCCTGAACAGCCATCACGTTGCTGACCGACCCTTCCGTGACCAACCCGTCTTTCACCAAAATCGCTTCAAATACACCGGCCCGCTTCGCCTCTTCACGAGCCAATACATTGGCCAACAAATTCACACTCTTGATATCGCAACGCCCCCAACGCAAATCCTCACAGGTCTTGGCAATGACCCCTGCTTCCCTCGTCTTTATCGGGAAAGGCGCTAGTTCACGAATCGTCATCACCACCGTCGGAGCCACATTGGGCGGAAACGCATGATCCCTCGCCGCCACCCCGCGAGTGATCTGAATATAGATCTTGGCTTCAGCGTATCCAGCGTCGCGGACTCCCTGCTGAATCCACTCCGTCCACTGGGCCCTGGTATACGGTTGAATGAGGCTCAGTTCCCTGGCGCTACGATCAAGCCGGTTGAGGTGCGCGCCGAGTTCGAAGGGACGGCCATGATAGGTCCTGATGACTTCGTAAACACCATCGCCAAACTGAAACCCACGATCTTCAATTGAGACCGTGGCCTCATGCCAGGGAAGGAATCGCCCGTTGATAAACGCAAGATCCGGCACAGCGGTCAGCCTTTCCCGGCTGGCGAGACTTGGATCCGAAATATTCGGCGATCTTCAGATGTGAATTTCCACCCCATGCGCTTTTCGAATAATAATTCATGGGTCCCAGGCAGCATCCCCTGAAACTCGAATATGCGCTGGCCATTCTCGACCGCGTTATTACTAGCGACGCGGAGAAACCGATCGTCTACCAGAGCCAGCGCCTGCGTGTTGTAACTCGGCACCCACTGCTCTCCTCTGGTGCGATCCTCCCACAGATGCACGGTAAAAACTCGCCCGATGGCGGTATCGATCAATCGACTCCCCTGGTCTTCCGATTGCCCCATCATATTTTGTCCGATGTTAGCCATAACCGCCCATCAGCTCCATAACCTATGATGGCCCTGCTACTCACTCGACTCAGCGCCTACGCCCTTCGACGAGGACCGATGAGAATATCGGCGTGGTCTACGCGAACTTCATAGCTCCCGATGCAATAGCCGCCGCCATCCGTTCCCTGCCCGCTTCGAATATCGAACGCCAAGTCGTGCCAGGGACAGGCCACCACATAGCCTTTCAGCCGCCCTTCATTGAGCGGTCCACCTTCATGCGGACAGAGATTGTGAATCGCGTAGAACGTGCCGTCGACATTAAACAAGGCAATGGCCTTGTCATTGACCGTGACGACTTTCGATTGCCCAGGAGCGATCTCGCTCAAGGCAGCGACTCGTTGAAACTCCTCCATGCCCGCCTCCTACGATCTTCCCAACGCTGCCCGCACAGATCACGCAATACCGCTACATCCGAAGGAAATACTTCAATTCGTCGCCATTCGCAACCCCAAGCCGACGAATTAGCCCAGGTTCCGTTTGCAGCACATAGCGCGCCGGCTCCGGCGGTGGACCGAAGAACGGACAGGGATCCTTTGCGCAGGGGCTCGCTCCCTCAACGGTATGAACCACATGATGACTCTCATCCACCCAGATCATATCCACCGGAAACCGAAACTCCTTGGTCCGAACCCGATGAAGTCCGTTGGATTCAAAAATATAAAGCATCCCCGTATTCGGCGGCAACTGATCGCGAAACGCCAGTCCGAACAACAGCTTTTCAGGCGTCTCCGCGACTTCCGCTTCAATCGTTTCGCCATGCGGAAAGGTCACCACAATGACGTCGGTATCCTTCTGCGGCACCATAAACATGGACACGCTCATTAAGAGGATTGCCAGCAGGATCATCATGATGATCCGCTTTTTCTTCTGCTCGCGGTCGCTCCCCTGAGTCTGCATCACGCTCCTGCTCTTCGCCGTTCAGATCAAGAAATATTCACGCACCAGGCTGGGTCGCATGGGCCATATTCCCGTGAATTCTAGGCCTTCTGACCGGAAGCCGTTCTGTTGACTTAGAAAAGAATCACAGAATAGAATGGCTCCCACACCGCGCACGCACTATGGTCGGGGCGGCGCGATCTTGTCAATATTGTTTGTTGTCTCAGAAGTAAGAAGGAGGCGTGGGTCATGGCACTGCTGATTACCGACGAATGCATTTCCTGTGGGGCTTGCCTGCCTGAATGTCCCAACGAGGCGATTTTCGAAACCCGGAGCGATGCTGAGGGCAAGGGCCATCACGTAGGCGACGGTCAGGGTGTGGGCGACAATAT
Proteins encoded in this region:
- a CDS encoding D-alanine aminotransferase (MaGe:77307589) — translated: MPDLAFINGRFLPWHEATVSIEDRGFQFGDGVYEVIRTYHGRPFELGAHLNRLDRSARELSLIQPYTRAQWTEWIQQGVRDAGYAEAKIYIQITRGVAARDHAFPPNVAPTVVMTIRELAPFPIKTREAGVIAKTCEDLRWGRCDIKSVNLLANVLAREEAKRAGVFEAILVKDGLVTEGSVSNVMAVQAGTVVTAPEGPRILSGVTRTVVLDLAKAAGIPVREEFLSVESLYTADEVLLTGTTVEVLSVVQVDGRRIGIGHPGPVAKVLASRWATLTG
- a CDS encoding Transcription termination/antitermination protein NusA (MaGe:77307587), yielding MNRELIAVIDEIGRQKGIDKSRVIGAIESALQTAAKKRFGQAENIQVEIDSKTGEISVVSKKTIVDHVSNPKAEISLQEARQLDSEAEVGDEIGSLIEMDELGRIAAQTAKQVIFQKVREAEWEAVQKEYSTRQGDLVNGIILGMERRNYLVDLGKTEAVLPIQEQIPRETYRRGDRVKAMLLEVRRTPKDVQVILTRSHPQFVSKLFELEVPEVMEKIVEIKSIVREPGDRTKIAVTSREKAVDPVGACVGIKGSRVQAVVRELRGEKIDIITWTQDPRVFIAEALNPATIEKVGIDDEKKSALVVVADSQLSLAIGKNGQNVRLAARLTGWKIDIISATEYEKEKVERDKEIKAAMADEAEAQRLQEEARQAARAEENESN
- a CDS encoding Ribosome maturation factor RimP (MaGe:77307588); this encodes MPSLKVGSCPLFCLGRCIAALKDAALSIPEHGSRSSIDRIQELLSPILWTLGLELVDVVCVGQGSRSVVRVLIDKPGGVTVSDCERAHLAVGPALDVADPFPHAYTLEVSSPGIDRPFKRLQDYQRAVGKRVSVKLKQPLDGQWRIIGELVQVDEDAMVLTVASKPAATHTVKLDRHTVAEARLVIEI
- a CDS encoding hypothetical protein (Evidence 4 : Unknown function but conserved in other organisms; MaGe:77307592); translation: MQTQGSDREQKKKRIIMMILLAILLMSVSMFMVPQKDTDVIVVTFPHGETIEAEVAETPEKLLFGLAFRDQLPPNTGMLYIFESNGLHRVRTKEFRFPVDMIWVDESHHVVHTVEGASPCAKDPCPFFGPPPEPARYVLQTEPGLIRRLGVANGDELKYFLRM
- a CDS encoding InhibitorI42 domain-containing protein (MaGe:77307590) — encoded protein: MANIGQNMMGQSEDQGSRLIDTAIGRVFTVHLWEDRTRGEQWVPSYNTQALALVDDRFLRVASNNAVENGQRIFEFQGMLPGTHELLFEKRMGWKFTSEDRRIFRIQVSPAGKG
- a CDS encoding Rieske domain-containing protein (MaGe:77307591) — its product is MEEFQRVAALSEIAPGQSKVVTVNDKAIALFNVDGTFYAIHNLCPHEGGPLNEGRLKGYVVACPWHDLAFDIRSGQGTDGGGYCIGSYEVRVDHADILIGPRRRA